The DNA region CCTCCGAACACTTTCAACCAGAACGTGAGTTTAACAGCATCTATGACTTCTGTTCCTTCATCAGATCGCGAGACAATTAAGATAACAAATATAGGTATAGAAGTAACCACGGATAAAAATGCCCAGCCTGATAAAGCAATAACAATAACAATGTATTATCGGGATTCAGACATTGCCGGGTTAGATGAATCCAAACTTGTAATCTGCCGATATGACTCGACAAACAATCTCTGGACTCCTTTGCCTTCAACGGTATACCCGGACCAAAACAAAGTTGTAGCTCAAACTGACCATTTATCCAAATTTGTATTAGTTCAGCTAGCACCGGCGGCAAACCTTGGTAGCATAAAGGTCTATCCGAATCCATTGAATTCCAAGCTTTATTCAATGACTATCGCAAACCTTACAGCAACGGCTGATATTAAGATTTACAATGTAGCTGGTGAATTAGTTAGAAAACTTGATTATTCAACCGGGAACGGCCAGGTGATATGGGATGGGAAAAATGACGGCGGTTCATTGGTTGCAAGCGGTGTTTACATAATTTACATCAATAGTCCTCAAGGGACAAAAAAGATAAAAGTGGCAATAGAGAAATAGCGTATAGCGTGTAGCGTATAGGAAAGACAAATACAAGACCCCGATCCGACTAGGGCGGACGGAATGACAATATAGAAAAAAAGGAAATTTAAGGAGGATGGAATGAAAAAGATTTTAGCAGTGTTAGCTTGTGCAGTGTTTTGCGCTAATTTAGGTTTTGCATCATTTTCAAGCAGCGATATCGGAACGTCCGGCGCCGCATTTCTTAAACTTGGAGCAGGCGCTCGTCCGACAGCCATGGGCGATTCTTTTGCCGGTATTTCAGACGATTCAACGGCAATTTATTGGAACCCTGCCGGATTAAATCAAGTTGCCGGAAAAGGTTCTTTAACCTTAATGCATGCGATATGGTTTGAAGATATTTCTTATGACTGGGTATCATATGCTCGTCCATATAAGAATTTGGGAGTGTTTGGAATAGGAGTGCAGTATCTTTCTTACGGCAGTTTGAAAAAAACCGATAATACCGGGCTTGAAGTCGGAGATTTTAGTCCGACTGATATGGCTGTATCTCTTTCATATGCAAAAAAAGTCAAAGATATTTCTTTAGGCGCGAACTTAAAATACATAAGCTCAAAAATTACTAATACCGCAACGGCATACGCGGTTGACTTGGGCGCAATGAAAAAAATAAATAACAAAATTACTTTAGGCGCAGCGGCACAAAATGTCGGAACAAAATTAAAATATGTAAGCGAAGAAGATTCCCTGCCGATGAACATAAAAATTGGCGGCGCTTACACCGTAAAGAAAAACTGGCTGGCGGTTTTGGACATAAACGCGCCGATCGATAACGACATAAATTACGGAATCGGCACCGAATACGTATATAAATTGAAAGATAAAATAGATATTTCCGGCAGAGCCGGTTACAACACCAGAAATTCAAAAACAGGCGGACTTAACGGTATAACAGTAGGTTTTGGAGTTAAATATCAGGACTATTGCTTTGATTATGCGTTTGTTCCTTACGGCGATTTGGGAAACACGAACAGAATATCTTTTTCAGTGCAGTTTAAATAATCATTAATTATTAGAAAAAGTTTAAAGAAACTGGGGTCGATACATTATATCGGCTCCAGTTTGTTTAATAGGGACAGACACCTATTTACATTGACATTGCATAGAAGAAGAGATATAATTTGCCCATGCCAAGAATCGCAAGAGTCGTAGCCGTAGGATATCCCCATCATATTACCCAAAGAGGAAACTACAGACAAAGAATATTTTCCGGCGATACGGACCGAAAAAAATATCTATCGCTTTTGGAAAATGAAAGCAAGAGTTATGGTTTGGGTATATTGGCGTACTGCCTTATGCCTAATCATGTTCACTTCGTCGTGGTTCCTGAGAGCGAAGATTCAATGGGAAAGGTCTTCAAATATGCCCATATGAAGTATTCTCAATACTATAACAAGAAAATGCGTACACAAGGACATTTGTTTCAAGGGCGATTTTTCTCATCTGTAATGGATGAACGGCACACCCTTGCATGCGCCCGTTATATCGAAAGAAACCCTGTGCGATCAAAAATGGTTAATAACCCGCACCGCTGGAGCTGGTCAAGTGCAAGAGCGCACTCCGGAATAGATAAGCGCGACGAATTAGGGGTAAACAAATTTTTTGATTATGTTGATGGAAACACGAAAACTTGGAGAAAATTTTTAGAGCTATCAGATGATCCTAATGAAATAAGGCAAATAAGGGAACAAACAAGAAAGGGAAGACCTCTTGGCAGTACTAATTTTCTGGATGAGCTCGAAGGAAAACTTAAGAGAGTTTTAAAGCTAAAGCCAAAAGGCAGGCCTAAGAAGATAATTGATAAATAGGTGTCTGTCCCTATTAAAATGATGGGGGCCGACGGACGGAGCCCCTGCGGTATTGTTTCTCGAAGAGGAACAGCAGGGGGTGGTTGAAAAAAAGTAATCCCCCCAGTTTTCTTTGAAAACTAGACGGCGGGACATTAACTTCGTTAATGGAGAGGTGGCCGAGTGGTTGAAGGCGTCGGTCTCGAAAACCGATATACCTTTACGGGTATCGCGAGTTCAAATCTCGCCCTCTCCGTTAGAATTTATTTAATCGGGACTTCAATTTAATTTAAAAATGCTTTCAAAAGTAATTTCAGCGGCAGTTAACGGCATTGATGCATATCTTGTAAATGTGGAAGTTTATATTGCTTCCGGCCTGCCCGTATTTTCTACTGTTGGGTTGCCTGATACTGCAGTTAAAGAGTCCCGGGACCGCGTTGTCGCAGCGATAAAAAATTCAGGATTTAATTTTCCTACCCGAAGAATAACAGTAAACCTTTCACCGGCTGACATAAAAAAAGAAGGGTCCTCGTTTGACCTGCCTATAGCTCTAGGTATCCTTTGCGCGGAACAAAAAATTAAATCCAAAGACTTAAGCGAGTACTGTTTTTTGGGTGAACTTGCTTTGGACGGAACTTTACGGCCTGTAAAAGGAGTTCTTCCCGCAGCTTTAGGTATTCAGCAAAAGGGCATAGAAAAACTAATTGTTCCTTTAGCAAATTCTTTTGAAGCTTCAGCTGTAAAAAATATTAAAGTTTATGGGGCAAAAAATCTTTTACAGGTTGTAAGATTTTTAAACGGCGATGAAGAAATTTTACCCACGGTAGTTTCTGAACCGAATCTTTCTGAAGAATCCCATCATCAGGACCTAGATTTTTCTGAAGTAAAAGGCCAGCAGTTTGCAAAAAGAGCTTTAGAAATAGCTGCCGCGGGCGGCCATAACGTTATTATGATCGGCCCTCCCGGATCAGGCAAAACTATGCTTGCCAAAAGGCTTCCTACCATACTTCCGCCGCTCACATACGAAGAAGCTCTTGAAACCACAAAAATTCATTCTGTTGCAGGAATGCTTTATTCCGAAAAAGGTTTTGTGACTAAACGGCCTTTCAGGTCTCCGCATCACACAATTTCAGATATAGCCCTAATTGGAGGCGGGACTTATCCGAAGCCCGGTGAAGTTAGCCTTGCACATAACGGAGTTTTATTCCTGGACGAGATGACCGAGTTTCACAGATATGTTTTAGAAGTTATGAGACAACCTTTGGAAGATAAAGTGGTATCAATTTCCAGAGCAAAAAATTCGCTAACTTTTCCCGCTTCGTTTATGCTTGTGGGAGCAATGAACCCCTGCCCGTGCGGGAACCTGGGGCATCCGGACAAGCAGTGCATGTGCAACTCATATCAGGTTATAAAGTACCGAGGGAAAATTTCAGAGCCTTTGCTTGACAGGATTGACATACATCTTGAAGTTCCGGCGCTGAAAATTTCTGAGTTAACTGATGAGCCCTTGAAATCCGCTGAAAGCTCAAAAACGATAAGGGAAAGAGTATTGAAAGCAAGAAATGTTCAAAGCGGTCGGTTTGAGGGTACAAAAATTCATTATAACAGCCAGATGAATTCAAGGCAGATAAAAAAATACTGCCAGATAGATTCAGAAAGCAAAGATCTTCTCCGCGCTGCTATAGAACGCTTAGGGTTATCTGCAAGGGCTTATGACAGGATATTAAAAGTGAGCCGCACAATTGCGGACTTGGCAGAAAAAGAAAATATCGGCCCTGCAGAGATAGCCGAGGCAATACAATTCAGAAGTATGGATAAATACAACTAGTCAACCTACAAAAATGGAAAATAAAATTGATTTTAGCGTTGTTTTTAATACCTTCCTAAAACTAATCCCTTTTAATATCATGTTTTTGTTGTTTATGTCATTATTCAGGCTGGTATTCTTTTTCTATTTTGCGAATTTTTCGGAGTTAAAGGATTTGTATGATGATGTTTTACAGGCGTTTATTCTGGGCATAAGATTCGATCTTGTAGTTATAGCAGTTATAAATTATTTAGTGACAATAAGTATTCTGATAATTTGGGCTGTAAAAAAGGAATCCTTATTTATTTTATGGGGAAAAATTCTTAAATGGTATTATTTCTTTTTATTTGGTTTTGTCTTCTTTATTCTTTTTGTAGATTTCGCGTTTTATTCGTATTTCAAAGACCATATCAATATTCTTATTTACGGTTTTTTTGAAGATGATACAAGGGCATTAATTTCAACGATACTTAAGAATCCAAAATTCCCCGCGTTTTTATTAATTTTCTTAACAATATTAGCGGGCATATATTACAGTTCAAAAAGAGTTTCTAAATCTCTGCAACAGTTGGTATATTTCCCGAGAAAGCCATTCAAGACCTATTTTAAAATTGTTTTCATCGCTTTACTTATTTGTGCTCAGGCATTTTCTGCAAGGGGTTCTCTTACAATGCAGCCGATCTTTTCAATTTACGAAGAAATATCATCCAACGATTTTATAAATAAATTAAGTTTAAACGGAGTCATTGCTTTGCGTAAGGCTATCAAATATAGAATGGAAAGTGCGGATAAAAACGTTGATTTGGCTAAATCGCTCGGCTATCAAAAAAATATCCGCGAAGCTTTAGCTGATTTCTTGAACATCAGCGAAGAAAAAGTAAACGAAAAAGATCCGGTATCTAATTTAACTCAGAAAACTTCAAAAAATAAGATTATTGAGCAATTAAGGCCGAATGTTATCTTTATAGTTATGGAAAGCATGGGGACAAAATTGTTGCGTTACAATAGAAGCGACTTTGACATGCTGGGAGAACTGAAAAAACATTTTGATCAGGACTACGTATTTTATAATTTTTTGCCGGCAGGTCTTTTAACCGTTCATGCCATTGAGTCGCTGGTTTTAAACATTCCGCAGAGGCCGCTTTCGCTGGAAATAACCCAGTCAGAATATGCTTACGCTAAATATCCGTTTACTTTAACCTTGCCGTATAAAAAAGCCGGTTACGAAACTATTCTTGTTTACGGCGGAGGATTAAACTGGCGCGACCTATCAACATTTTTTTCTGCCCAGGGGTTTGATAAACTTCTCGGTGAAGGATCAATGGAAAAAGGCTCCCAAAAAAATGAATGGGGAGTTTATGATGAATACCTTTTTAATGCTCTTTATAAAGAACTCAGCGCAAATGATAAAAAGCCCAAGTTTATTTTTGCTTTGACTACCGGAAACCATCCTCCTTATTTAGTTCCTGACACATACAAGCCTAAACCGATAAAGATGTATGATGAATTCAGAAAAGTTATTAACGGCGATGAAAAAATGGTTTCCCAAAGGCTGATAACCTATCAGTACGCAAATCAAAAGCTGGGTGAGTTTATAACGAAGGTTAAAAACTCAAAATTCGGCAAAAATACTATTATTGCCGTAACCGGGGACCACAATTTTTGGGACATATTCAGCTACGGTTCCAAGGATTTATTTAATAAATATAGCGTGCCTTTTTATCTTTATATTCCTGAAAAACTAAAGCCGAAAAAGGTGAATACGAAAGTGTTCGGTTCGCATATTGATATTATGCCGACACTTTATAACCTTTCTCTTTCAAATGCAAGTTATATAGCTATGGGAAAAAATATGCTGGATCAAAAACTTCCTCATTTCGCCTATAACAGCGAAGGATTTATAATTTCCGAAAAAGGAGCGGTTAAGTACGATATTAAAGATAACAAAATTCATTTCTATAAACTGGACAATACTTTAGAAAACAAGCTTATTTCAACTGAAAAAAGTAGTGATTTAGATAAAATGCTCGGTTTTTATAAAG from Elusimicrobiota bacterium includes:
- a CDS encoding T9SS type A sorting domain-containing protein, with the protein product PPNTFNQNVSLTASMTSVPSSDRETIKITNIGIEVTTDKNAQPDKAITITMYYRDSDIAGLDESKLVICRYDSTNNLWTPLPSTVYPDQNKVVAQTDHLSKFVLVQLAPAANLGSIKVYPNPLNSKLYSMTIANLTATADIKIYNVAGELVRKLDYSTGNGQVIWDGKNDGGSLVASGVYIIYINSPQGTKKIKVAIEK
- a CDS encoding PorV/PorQ family protein codes for the protein MKKILAVLACAVFCANLGFASFSSSDIGTSGAAFLKLGAGARPTAMGDSFAGISDDSTAIYWNPAGLNQVAGKGSLTLMHAIWFEDISYDWVSYARPYKNLGVFGIGVQYLSYGSLKKTDNTGLEVGDFSPTDMAVSLSYAKKVKDISLGANLKYISSKITNTATAYAVDLGAMKKINNKITLGAAAQNVGTKLKYVSEEDSLPMNIKIGGAYTVKKNWLAVLDINAPIDNDINYGIGTEYVYKLKDKIDISGRAGYNTRNSKTGGLNGITVGFGVKYQDYCFDYAFVPYGDLGNTNRISFSVQFK
- a CDS encoding transposase encodes the protein MPRIARVVAVGYPHHITQRGNYRQRIFSGDTDRKKYLSLLENESKSYGLGILAYCLMPNHVHFVVVPESEDSMGKVFKYAHMKYSQYYNKKMRTQGHLFQGRFFSSVMDERHTLACARYIERNPVRSKMVNNPHRWSWSSARAHSGIDKRDELGVNKFFDYVDGNTKTWRKFLELSDDPNEIRQIREQTRKGRPLGSTNFLDELEGKLKRVLKLKPKGRPKKIIDK
- a CDS encoding YifB family Mg chelatase-like AAA ATPase; translated protein: MLSKVISAAVNGIDAYLVNVEVYIASGLPVFSTVGLPDTAVKESRDRVVAAIKNSGFNFPTRRITVNLSPADIKKEGSSFDLPIALGILCAEQKIKSKDLSEYCFLGELALDGTLRPVKGVLPAALGIQQKGIEKLIVPLANSFEASAVKNIKVYGAKNLLQVVRFLNGDEEILPTVVSEPNLSEESHHQDLDFSEVKGQQFAKRALEIAAAGGHNVIMIGPPGSGKTMLAKRLPTILPPLTYEEALETTKIHSVAGMLYSEKGFVTKRPFRSPHHTISDIALIGGGTYPKPGEVSLAHNGVLFLDEMTEFHRYVLEVMRQPLEDKVVSISRAKNSLTFPASFMLVGAMNPCPCGNLGHPDKQCMCNSYQVIKYRGKISEPLLDRIDIHLEVPALKISELTDEPLKSAESSKTIRERVLKARNVQSGRFEGTKIHYNSQMNSRQIKKYCQIDSESKDLLRAAIERLGLSARAYDRILKVSRTIADLAEKENIGPAEIAEAIQFRSMDKYN
- a CDS encoding sulfatase-like hydrolase/transferase, giving the protein MENKIDFSVVFNTFLKLIPFNIMFLLFMSLFRLVFFFYFANFSELKDLYDDVLQAFILGIRFDLVVIAVINYLVTISILIIWAVKKESLFILWGKILKWYYFFLFGFVFFILFVDFAFYSYFKDHINILIYGFFEDDTRALISTILKNPKFPAFLLIFLTILAGIYYSSKRVSKSLQQLVYFPRKPFKTYFKIVFIALLICAQAFSARGSLTMQPIFSIYEEISSNDFINKLSLNGVIALRKAIKYRMESADKNVDLAKSLGYQKNIREALADFLNISEEKVNEKDPVSNLTQKTSKNKIIEQLRPNVIFIVMESMGTKLLRYNRSDFDMLGELKKHFDQDYVFYNFLPAGLLTVHAIESLVLNIPQRPLSLEITQSEYAYAKYPFTLTLPYKKAGYETILVYGGGLNWRDLSTFFSAQGFDKLLGEGSMEKGSQKNEWGVYDEYLFNALYKELSANDKKPKFIFALTTGNHPPYLVPDTYKPKPIKMYDEFRKVINGDEKMVSQRLITYQYANQKLGEFITKVKNSKFGKNTIIAVTGDHNFWDIFSYGSKDLFNKYSVPFYLYIPEKLKPKKVNTKVFGSHIDIMPTLYNLSLSNASYIAMGKNMLDQKLPHFAYNSEGFIISEKGAVKYDIKDNKIHFYKLDNTLENKLISTEKSSDLDKMLGFYKASMAIADYLIKGSKKSSKK